A part of Magnetospirillum sp. genomic DNA contains:
- a CDS encoding short-chain fatty acyl-CoA regulator family protein, whose amino-acid sequence MARKTLLGNKIRRLREQANLTQARMAEQLGISASYLNLIEHDQRPVTVALLLKLGKQFDIELTDLSDDDDRKLATGLREVFADGTLAAQGIAPEEIKALAEAAPNAAKAILELYRAYRLARDDAQSMTLGLPSGNTRKMVLPAEEARDFFHDRTNYFSDIEEAAEAVVAQAGVPIGEAWRGLVDYAKTRFSIAVEIVEPAALAGGVRRYDTKTKTLQLSETLPRASRRFHLAYQIGLFAARKQVDLIVATAKLASKETETLVRVGLYNYFAGAVLMPYTPYLAAARERRYDIELLANHFGVSFEQACHRLSTLQRPGDKGVPLWLVRVDIAGNVSKRFSAAGFHFSRFGGSCPRWIVHEAFTSPGRILTQAARLPDGATFFCVARTVAKTGGGFLEPQSLLAVGIGCEIANAHELVYADGIDLEKLGHVVDIGVGCRVCERENCRQRAYPPLQHRLDIDVNVKGASAYAFKK is encoded by the coding sequence ATGGCGCGCAAAACGCTGCTGGGCAACAAAATCCGCCGCTTGCGCGAGCAGGCAAACCTCACGCAAGCGCGCATGGCCGAGCAGCTCGGCATCTCGGCGAGCTACCTCAACCTCATCGAACACGACCAGCGGCCGGTGACGGTCGCCCTGCTGCTGAAACTCGGCAAGCAGTTCGACATCGAATTGACCGACCTCTCGGACGACGACGACCGCAAGCTCGCCACGGGCCTGCGCGAAGTGTTCGCCGACGGCACGCTTGCGGCCCAGGGGATCGCGCCCGAAGAGATCAAAGCGCTTGCCGAAGCCGCCCCCAATGCGGCCAAGGCGATCCTTGAGCTCTATCGCGCCTATCGCCTCGCGCGCGACGATGCGCAATCGATGACCTTGGGCCTGCCGAGCGGCAACACGCGCAAGATGGTGTTGCCCGCCGAAGAAGCACGCGATTTCTTCCACGACCGCACGAACTATTTTTCCGATATCGAAGAGGCCGCCGAAGCGGTCGTCGCACAAGCCGGTGTCCCCATCGGCGAAGCCTGGCGCGGTCTCGTCGATTACGCCAAGACGCGGTTTTCGATCGCGGTCGAAATCGTCGAGCCTGCCGCGTTGGCGGGTGGCGTGCGCCGCTACGACACCAAGACCAAAACGCTGCAACTCAGCGAGACCTTGCCGCGCGCCTCGCGCCGCTTCCATCTCGCCTACCAGATCGGCCTGTTTGCCGCGCGCAAACAAGTCGATCTCATCGTGGCGACGGCAAAGCTCGCCTCGAAGGAAACCGAAACGCTGGTGCGCGTCGGCCTCTACAACTACTTCGCCGGTGCCGTGCTGATGCCGTATACGCCGTATCTCGCGGCGGCCCGCGAACGGCGCTACGACATCGAACTGCTCGCCAACCATTTCGGCGTGAGCTTCGAACAAGCCTGCCATCGCCTCTCCACACTTCAACGCCCCGGCGACAAAGGCGTGCCCTTGTGGCTCGTGCGCGTGGACATCGCGGGCAATGTCTCTAAACGTTTCTCGGCCGCCGGTTTCCATTTTTCGCGATTCGGCGGCTCGTGCCCGCGCTGGATCGTGCACGAGGCTTTCACGAGCCCGGGCCGCATCCTCACGCAAGCCGCCCGCCTGCCCGACGGTGCGACGTTCTTCTGCGTGGCGCGCACCGTCGCCAAAACCGGCGGCGGCTTCCTCGAGCCGCAAAGCCTGCTCGCGGTCGGGATCGGCTGCGAAATCGCCAACGCACACGAGCTCGTCTATGCCGACGGCATCGATCTCGAGAAACTCGGCCATGTCGTGGATATCGGCGTGGGCTGCCGCGTGTGCGAACGCGAAAATTGCCGCCAACGTGCCTACCCGCCGCTCCAGCACCGCCTCGATATCGACGTGAACGTGAAGGGTGCGAGTGCCTATGCGTTCAAGAAATGA
- the aceA gene encoding isocitrate lyase: MQNDWTTNPRWEGIKRDYTAADVAKLAGSMRVEHTLARRGAERLWNLLKTEPYVNTLGALTGNQAMQQVKAGLKAIYLSGWQVAADANNAGQMYPDQSLYPVSSVPDVVKRINNALRRADQIQTMEGKGDTYWFAPIIADAEAGFGGALNAYELMKSMIEAGASGVHFEDQLASEKKCGHLGGKVLVPISQHCRTLNAARLAADVEGVPTVLLARTDAHSAQLITSDVDERDRPFLTGERTPEGFFRIKEGKGVEYAIARGLAYAPYSDLLWWETSEPDLGEAREFATELRRQFPGKMLAYNCSPSFNWRKKLDPKTIETFQQQIGEMGYKFQFVTLAGFHALNYSMYELARGYAKRGMGAYSELQQAEFDAEKHGYTATRHQREVGTSYFDAVAVAISAGKASTTAMAGSTETDQFHDAPKGAGPKAVPHAAE, from the coding sequence ATGCAAAACGACTGGACCACCAACCCGCGTTGGGAAGGCATCAAGCGCGACTACACGGCCGCCGACGTTGCCAAGCTCGCCGGCTCCATGCGCGTCGAGCACACGCTGGCGCGCCGCGGGGCCGAGCGTCTGTGGAACCTTTTGAAGACCGAGCCTTACGTGAACACGCTGGGCGCACTCACCGGCAACCAGGCCATGCAGCAGGTCAAGGCGGGCTTGAAGGCGATCTATCTGTCGGGTTGGCAGGTTGCGGCCGATGCCAACAATGCGGGCCAGATGTATCCCGACCAGTCGCTCTATCCGGTCTCCTCGGTGCCGGACGTGGTCAAGCGCATCAACAACGCGCTGCGCCGCGCCGACCAGATCCAGACCATGGAAGGCAAGGGCGACACATATTGGTTCGCCCCGATCATCGCGGATGCCGAAGCAGGCTTCGGCGGTGCGCTCAACGCCTACGAACTCATGAAGTCGATGATCGAGGCGGGTGCTTCGGGCGTGCATTTCGAAGACCAGCTCGCGTCGGAAAAGAAGTGCGGCCATCTCGGCGGCAAGGTGCTCGTGCCCATCAGCCAGCATTGCCGCACGCTGAACGCCGCGCGCCTCGCCGCCGACGTCGAGGGTGTGCCGACCGTGCTGCTCGCGCGCACGGATGCGCACTCGGCCCAGCTCATCACCTCGGACGTCGACGAGCGCGACCGGCCGTTCCTCACGGGCGAGCGCACGCCGGAAGGCTTCTTCCGCATCAAGGAAGGCAAGGGCGTCGAATACGCGATCGCGCGCGGCCTCGCGTATGCGCCCTATTCGGATCTGCTGTGGTGGGAGACGTCCGAGCCGGATCTCGGCGAAGCACGCGAATTTGCGACCGAGCTGCGCCGCCAGTTCCCGGGCAAGATGCTCGCCTATAATTGCTCGCCCTCGTTCAACTGGCGCAAGAAGCTCGACCCGAAGACGATCGAGACCTTCCAGCAGCAAATCGGCGAGATGGGCTACAAGTTCCAGTTCGTGACCCTCGCGGGCTTCCACGCGCTGAACTACTCGATGTACGAGCTGGCGCGCGGCTACGCCAAGCGCGGCATGGGGGCCTATTCGGAACTGCAGCAGGCCGAGTTCGACGCCGAGAAGCACGGCTACACCGCCACGCGCCATCAGCGCGAAGTGGGTACGAGCTATTTCGACGCGGTCGCGGTCGCGATTTCGGCCGGCAAAGCTTCGACGACGGCGATGGCCGGTTCGACCGAAACCGACCAGTTCCACGACGCGCCAAAAGGTGCCGGGCCCAAAGCCGTACCGCACGCGGCGGAATAA
- a CDS encoding DMT family transporter: protein MYSASATFRGFAWGLFAISIWVAWMLATRWGVKSTLDFWDLTALRFGTAGLILLPVAWRSGLDPRRVGPGGGTGIAIWAAMLLGAGFVYQLVAASAFMFAPIAHGAVLMPGTMSLFVALLSVLILGEKIAGTRRLGFLLIPLGVGTLAGAGLAHGAGGEWRGQLLFVCGAMLWASYTVAMRKSGLSPIAAAALVSVWSAVLYLPYYALFHGANLARAGWGEIGFQILIQGVLSSVVSLIAYNRALQLLGASRGAALASLVPVLATVFAIPLLGEWPQPLDWLGVATISVGVYLATGGKLTFLRSP, encoded by the coding sequence ATGTACAGCGCTTCGGCGACGTTTCGCGGCTTCGCGTGGGGCTTGTTTGCGATTTCGATCTGGGTCGCCTGGATGCTCGCAACGCGCTGGGGCGTGAAAAGCACGCTCGATTTTTGGGACCTCACGGCCCTGCGCTTCGGCACGGCGGGCCTGATTCTGCTGCCCGTCGCCTGGCGCAGCGGCCTTGATCCGCGCCGCGTCGGCCCCGGCGGCGGCACCGGGATAGCGATCTGGGCGGCGATGTTGCTGGGGGCAGGCTTCGTCTACCAACTCGTCGCCGCGTCGGCCTTTATGTTCGCGCCCATCGCCCACGGCGCGGTCTTGATGCCGGGCACCATGTCGCTGTTCGTCGCACTCTTGTCGGTGCTGATCCTCGGCGAGAAAATCGCGGGCACAAGGCGGCTCGGCTTCCTATTGATCCCTCTCGGCGTGGGCACCCTTGCCGGGGCCGGGCTTGCGCACGGGGCGGGCGGCGAATGGCGCGGCCAGCTGCTGTTCGTTTGCGGCGCCATGCTGTGGGCGAGCTACACGGTCGCGATGCGCAAAAGCGGCCTGTCGCCGATCGCGGCGGCGGCCCTCGTGAGCGTGTGGTCGGCGGTTCTGTACCTGCCCTATTACGCGCTGTTCCACGGCGCCAATCTCGCGAGGGCCGGCTGGGGCGAAATCGGCTTCCAGATCCTGATCCAGGGCGTTCTGTCGAGCGTCGTGTCGCTGATCGCCTACAACCGCGCTTTGCAGCTGCTGGGGGCGTCGCGCGGTGCCGCCCTCGCCTCGCTGGTGCCGGTCCTTGCGACCGTCTTCGCGATCCCGCTGCTCGGCGAATGGCCGCAGCCGCTCGACTGGCTCGGCGTGGCGACGATCAGCGTGGGCGTCTATCTCGCCACCGGCGGCAAGCTGACGTTTCTTCGCAGCCCTTGA
- a CDS encoding LysR family transcriptional regulator, with protein sequence MSTSSINVGQLRAFLAVLDEGGFTAAAHKLGLTQSGVSQAVAALEESLGVVLLLRTRGRVAATAPGAAIQADARAALDAIERVRTRAQALTGLQSGRVRVGSVSSAATRLLPPIIKNFSTRYPGIEVVLIEGTDHEVRDWVVGSTVDIGLTAELPRDFDTIPVAEDDLLAIMPKRHRLANSEKVSPADLADESFVMPNGGSEADIRALFAREAIVPRVAFSVRDQTALMAMVREGVGVSIVPELSVPSGERRLAVVPLDPPAKRRLCAVTPREGLSPAAGAFLDSLAAAGRQFQGRA encoded by the coding sequence ATGAGCACTTCAAGCATCAATGTCGGGCAGTTGCGCGCTTTCCTTGCGGTTTTGGACGAGGGCGGATTTACGGCTGCCGCGCATAAACTCGGTCTGACCCAGTCGGGCGTGAGCCAGGCGGTGGCGGCCCTCGAGGAGTCGCTGGGCGTGGTGCTGCTGCTGCGCACGCGCGGCCGCGTGGCGGCGACGGCGCCTGGGGCGGCGATCCAGGCCGATGCGCGTGCGGCTCTCGATGCGATCGAGCGGGTGCGCACGCGCGCCCAGGCTTTGACGGGCCTCCAGAGCGGGCGCGTGCGCGTGGGCAGCGTTTCGAGTGCGGCCACGCGCCTGCTGCCGCCGATCATCAAGAATTTCAGCACGCGCTATCCCGGCATCGAAGTGGTGCTGATCGAGGGGACCGACCACGAGGTACGTGATTGGGTCGTCGGCAGCACCGTCGATATCGGGCTTACGGCTGAATTGCCGCGCGATTTCGACACGATTCCGGTCGCCGAAGACGATCTGCTCGCGATCATGCCCAAGCGCCATCGGCTCGCCAATTCCGAGAAAGTGTCGCCGGCCGATCTCGCCGACGAAAGTTTCGTGATGCCCAACGGCGGTTCGGAAGCCGACATCCGCGCGCTGTTCGCGCGCGAAGCAATCGTGCCGCGCGTTGCCTTCTCGGTGCGCGACCAGACCGCTTTGATGGCGATGGTGCGCGAAGGGGTGGGCGTGTCGATCGTGCCCGAATTGAGCGTGCCGTCGGGCGAACGGCGCCTGGCAGTGGTCCCGCTCGATCCGCCCGCCAAACGGCGCCTGTGCGCGGTCACCCCGCGCGAAGGCCTGTCGCCGGCCGCCGGCGCTTTCCTGGACTCGCTCGCCGCCGCCGGCCGCCAGTTCCAGGGCCGCGCCTAA
- a CDS encoding serine protease yields the protein MGRTGRFLALLLFAVAAFAGSAQAQNDTTFEIVNRARVPIFEVYVSPSSLDDWGQDVLRNDVILPGARKTVRPAATDCVFDVRIVYRGGQAEERRRQNLCQLSEMAFDGGAPAAAAPQTSERGDPSFELVNASRSTITQIYASLSRERNWGQDRLGTDVLGAGRRFQVTLPNGDCVWDIAVVYADDRREEKQSLNLCNVTELAFDASTARVRGAAPPAARGNAQAATGDPSFALVNRSPRTIAQLYVSRATETDWGRDRLGDNVLAAGRRFDVPLPQGPCQWDIAVVYDDDRREERRSQDLCAVAEVAFDASSARASGPPNASAPDSGGQARGTEQSFGTGFFISAQGHMLTNAHVAGDCQRIGVMLETGRVAAQLVRKDERNDLALIKVDVRGTVPFVRFRAQPSIRAGDDIVVSGFPLPTLLQNGLNITTGNVSAMSGLGGNIALMQITAPVQPGNSGGPLLDLSGNLVGVVVSKLNAQRVAQATGDIPQNVNFAVQGAVARLFLDAGGQRYAEAPSQRDMKAADVADLSRSFTFQIECR from the coding sequence ATGGGGCGTACCGGTCGCTTTTTGGCATTGCTGTTGTTCGCGGTCGCCGCGTTTGCCGGCAGCGCGCAAGCACAGAACGACACGACGTTCGAAATCGTGAACCGCGCGCGTGTGCCAATCTTCGAGGTCTATGTCTCGCCATCGTCGCTCGACGATTGGGGGCAGGACGTGCTGCGCAACGACGTGATCCTGCCCGGTGCGCGCAAGACAGTGCGGCCGGCGGCCACCGACTGCGTCTTCGACGTGCGCATCGTCTATCGCGGCGGCCAAGCCGAAGAGCGGCGGCGCCAGAATCTCTGCCAATTGTCAGAAATGGCGTTCGACGGCGGTGCGCCTGCCGCCGCGGCACCGCAGACATCCGAACGCGGCGATCCGAGCTTCGAACTCGTCAACGCCTCTCGATCGACGATCACGCAGATCTACGCTTCCCTTTCGCGCGAACGCAATTGGGGCCAGGACCGGCTGGGCACCGACGTGTTGGGCGCGGGCCGCCGCTTCCAGGTGACGCTGCCCAACGGCGATTGCGTGTGGGACATCGCGGTCGTCTATGCCGACGACCGGCGCGAGGAAAAACAGTCCCTCAATTTGTGCAACGTGACCGAGCTTGCGTTCGACGCTTCGACCGCACGCGTGCGCGGTGCCGCCCCGCCGGCCGCGCGCGGCAATGCCCAGGCGGCCACGGGCGATCCGAGTTTTGCGCTGGTCAACCGCTCGCCGCGCACAATCGCACAGCTCTACGTGTCGCGCGCGACCGAAACCGATTGGGGCCGCGACCGTCTCGGCGACAATGTGCTCGCCGCCGGCCGGCGCTTCGACGTACCCCTGCCGCAAGGCCCCTGCCAGTGGGACATCGCGGTCGTCTACGACGACGACCGGCGCGAAGAACGGCGCAGCCAGGATCTGTGCGCGGTCGCCGAAGTCGCGTTCGACGCGTCGAGTGCGCGCGCATCGGGCCCGCCGAACGCATCTGCGCCCGACAGCGGGGGGCAAGCGCGCGGCACCGAACAATCTTTCGGCACCGGCTTTTTCATATCGGCGCAAGGCCACATGCTCACGAACGCGCATGTTGCCGGCGATTGCCAGCGCATCGGCGTGATGTTGGAAACCGGCCGCGTCGCGGCCCAGCTCGTGCGCAAGGACGAGCGCAACGATCTTGCCTTGATCAAGGTGGACGTGCGCGGCACCGTGCCGTTCGTGCGCTTCCGCGCCCAGCCCTCGATCCGGGCGGGCGACGACATCGTGGTTTCGGGCTTTCCGCTGCCCACGTTGCTGCAGAACGGGCTCAACATCACGACCGGCAATGTGAGCGCCATGTCGGGCCTTGGCGGCAATATCGCGCTCATGCAGATCACGGCGCCCGTGCAGCCCGGCAATTCGGGCGGGCCGCTGCTCGATCTTTCGGGCAATCTCGTGGGCGTGGTGGTTAGCAAACTTAATGCGCAGCGCGTGGCGCAAGCGACGGGCGACATTCCGCAGAACGTGAACTTCGCCGTGCAGGGGGCGGTCGCGCGCCTGTTCCTGGACGCCGGCGGCCAGCGCTATGCCGAAGCGCCCTCGCAACGCGACATGAAAGCAGCCGACGTCGCCGACCTGTCGCGCAGCTTCACCTTCCAGATCGAATGCAGATAG
- a CDS encoding benzoate/H(+) symporter BenE family transporter, which translates to MQRAMFKDFSTQAMTMGLLAAFVGCASSFAVIVQGLTAVGASPAQAASGLLAVSLAMGLATVWTSFSSRTPVAIAWSTPGAALLATSGVLSGGFAAATGAFLVCGLLILACAYWQRLGTWVSAIPASLANAMLAGILLGLCLAPVKAVAQLPWQGLAIVVTWALVAKLSRLYAVPAAVAVTVAIIWAQTPAGNFAAISLVPQIEFGMPVFTLDATIGIAIPLFIVTMASQNIPGFAVLKVNGYTPAPAPLFRLTGLFTMGASFFGGHAVNLSALTAAMCTGPDAHPDPARRYWAAGFCGIGYLAFGLLAGAATAFIAAAPPVLIQAVAGLALLGALASALLGAMQAPEDREAAIVTFLVTASGVSFGGVSGAFWGLIAGGAIYALARWKRG; encoded by the coding sequence ATGCAACGCGCCATGTTCAAGGATTTCTCGACGCAAGCCATGACCATGGGGCTGCTCGCCGCGTTTGTCGGTTGTGCAAGTTCCTTTGCCGTCATCGTGCAGGGCCTCACGGCCGTGGGCGCTTCGCCCGCACAAGCCGCATCCGGCCTGCTCGCCGTCTCGCTCGCGATGGGGCTTGCCACCGTATGGACGAGTTTCTCGAGCCGCACGCCGGTTGCCATCGCGTGGTCCACGCCTGGTGCTGCGTTGCTCGCTACGTCCGGCGTTTTGTCTGGCGGCTTTGCCGCGGCGACCGGCGCATTTCTTGTTTGCGGCTTGCTGATCTTGGCCTGCGCCTATTGGCAACGCCTCGGAACCTGGGTGTCGGCGATCCCGGCCTCGCTTGCCAATGCGATGCTGGCGGGCATTCTGTTGGGCCTGTGCCTGGCACCGGTCAAGGCCGTGGCGCAATTGCCGTGGCAAGGTTTGGCGATCGTCGTGACGTGGGCGCTCGTCGCCAAGCTGAGCCGCCTTTATGCCGTACCGGCCGCCGTTGCCGTGACGGTCGCGATCATTTGGGCGCAAACACCTGCCGGCAATTTCGCGGCGATCAGCCTCGTACCGCAGATCGAATTCGGCATGCCCGTCTTCACGCTCGACGCCACGATCGGCATTGCGATCCCGCTTTTCATCGTCACGATGGCATCGCAGAACATTCCGGGCTTTGCCGTGCTGAAGGTGAACGGTTATACGCCCGCCCCTGCCCCCTTGTTCCGCCTCACAGGCCTCTTCACGATGGGGGCATCGTTTTTCGGCGGCCATGCGGTCAATCTCTCGGCGCTTACGGCGGCGATGTGCACCGGGCCCGACGCGCACCCCGATCCTGCGCGCCGCTATTGGGCGGCGGGCTTCTGCGGTATCGGCTATCTCGCCTTCGGCTTGCTGGCCGGGGCTGCAACCGCCTTCATCGCGGCCGCCCCGCCGGTGCTGATCCAGGCCGTGGCGGGCTTGGCATTGCTGGGCGCACTTGCCAGTGCCTTGCTGGGGGCCATGCAAGCGCCCGAAGATCGCGAAGCCGCGATCGTCACGTTCCTTGTGACCGCCTCGGGCGTTTCGTTCGGCGGGGTGAGCGGCGCTTTCTGGGGCTTGATCGCAGGCGGCGCGATCTACGCCCTCGCGCGCTGGAAGCGCGGCTGA
- a CDS encoding response regulator transcription factor: MKILLIEDDRRIADFLQRGLSAESMSVRVACTGRDGIELAQQAWQSFMSDGESTILVLDLMLPDLSGLDVCQTLRAQNIQLPILMLTAMSTVEDRISGLRLGADDYLCKPFDFDELLARLQALGRRGREIKKPAETILRVADLQLDRTTMKASRAGRPISLTAKELALLELLMNSPGKLFSRERILSNIWGLNEDPLTNVVDVYIGRLRSKIDEGHAIRLIKTQRGLGYRLEAEA; this comes from the coding sequence ATGAAAATCCTTCTGATCGAAGACGACCGCAGGATTGCCGACTTTCTTCAGCGGGGACTGAGCGCAGAGAGCATGTCGGTTCGCGTCGCATGCACCGGTCGCGACGGAATCGAGTTGGCGCAGCAAGCCTGGCAGAGCTTCATGTCCGACGGGGAAAGCACAATACTTGTCCTCGATCTGATGCTTCCCGATCTGAGCGGCCTCGACGTTTGCCAAACGCTGCGCGCGCAGAACATCCAGCTTCCGATCCTCATGCTGACCGCCATGTCGACGGTCGAAGATCGGATTTCCGGCTTGCGGCTGGGCGCAGACGACTATCTGTGCAAACCGTTCGATTTCGACGAACTGCTCGCAAGGCTCCAGGCGCTCGGTCGGCGCGGCCGCGAAATCAAGAAGCCTGCAGAGACGATACTTCGCGTCGCCGACCTCCAACTCGACCGCACGACTATGAAGGCGAGCCGCGCAGGCCGGCCGATTTCCCTGACCGCAAAGGAATTGGCGCTTCTCGAACTCTTGATGAATTCGCCGGGCAAGCTTTTCAGCAGAGAACGCATCCTGTCGAACATATGGGGTTTGAACGAGGATCCTCTGACAAACGTCGTCGACGTCTATATTGGCCGCCTGCGCAGCAAAATCGACGAAGGACACGCGATCCGCCTTATCAAGACCCAGCGCGGGCTTGGGTATCGGCTCGAAGCCGAGGCATAG
- a CDS encoding HAMP domain-containing sensor histidine kinase, which translates to MNELPGPSHSSTFRRRITVALATLAAIAFLQGAFAVWAVGLAEHHVLRGRVAADIKQSFTDLWLDKQKLRSWAAQKQFGSGALPDRRDEIIASMQKTLAHLKALDAQASLLDDGIPARQRQAERRNALAILSASVEQLARGLAGPNPPAAALDATSAWRIADDLFDTADGRDLRSLLQESLAREQLSLDEKRADTDRALAWLRRLWIGTTAALIFAAFVLAAVFARALRKPLAALAEGAEALRSGRLSHRISLDVSDEFGRVAQSMNAMAAELSAHRARENEAREALEDRVARRTAELTVALAAQSEAESRRRQLFADISHELRTPTTAIRGEAQIALRGGAKPTSEYRESLQRVEDYSRQLAASIDDLLTMARSDIDSLSLRRVPVDIDDVLEEVFWLGRALAFARGIDLAREPWPTRMTMLGDAERLKQLLLVLIDNAVRYSRPGGTVTLSACRTERGVPWAELTVSDDGIGIDESELAKVFDRGHRALNAKTHCADGSGLGLPIARVLARGHGGDIVLKSALNCGTSAIVSLPLAIAQGGRPA; encoded by the coding sequence ATGAACGAGCTTCCCGGCCCCAGCCATTCGAGCACGTTCCGACGGCGAATCACGGTCGCATTGGCGACCCTTGCCGCTATCGCGTTCCTGCAAGGGGCATTCGCCGTCTGGGCGGTTGGGCTGGCGGAGCATCATGTCCTGCGCGGGCGGGTTGCAGCGGACATCAAGCAGAGCTTCACCGATCTGTGGCTGGACAAACAAAAGCTGCGAAGCTGGGCAGCGCAGAAACAGTTCGGCAGCGGCGCGCTGCCCGACCGGCGCGACGAGATCATCGCAAGCATGCAGAAGACGCTGGCGCATCTGAAAGCGCTCGATGCACAGGCCAGCTTGCTCGACGACGGGATCCCGGCCCGCCAAAGGCAGGCGGAACGCCGCAATGCGCTGGCGATCCTGTCCGCGAGCGTAGAACAGCTGGCGCGCGGCCTCGCGGGGCCAAACCCGCCCGCGGCAGCGCTCGACGCGACATCCGCATGGCGCATCGCCGACGATCTCTTCGACACCGCCGACGGACGCGACTTGCGGTCGCTGCTGCAGGAAAGCCTCGCGCGCGAACAGCTCTCCCTCGACGAAAAGCGAGCAGACACGGACCGCGCGCTGGCATGGCTGCGACGGCTTTGGATCGGGACGACCGCCGCCCTCATCTTCGCTGCATTTGTCCTTGCGGCCGTTTTCGCGCGCGCCTTGCGCAAGCCCCTCGCCGCACTGGCCGAGGGCGCCGAAGCCTTGCGCAGCGGCCGACTCTCGCACCGGATATCGCTCGACGTCTCCGACGAATTCGGCAGGGTCGCGCAGAGCATGAATGCCATGGCGGCGGAGCTTTCGGCCCATCGCGCGCGCGAGAACGAAGCGCGCGAGGCTCTTGAAGATCGCGTCGCGCGCCGCACGGCCGAACTCACGGTCGCGCTCGCCGCGCAAAGCGAAGCCGAGTCGCGGCGTCGCCAGCTGTTTGCGGACATCAGCCACGAGCTGCGAACGCCGACGACTGCGATTCGCGGCGAGGCGCAGATCGCGCTGCGCGGCGGCGCGAAGCCGACGAGCGAGTACCGAGAGTCTCTGCAGCGCGTCGAGGACTATTCGCGGCAGCTCGCCGCTAGCATCGACGACCTGCTGACGATGGCGCGCAGCGACATCGATTCGCTTTCGTTGCGCAGAGTTCCCGTAGACATCGACGACGTTCTGGAAGAGGTTTTTTGGCTCGGGCGGGCACTGGCGTTCGCGCGCGGAATCGACCTTGCGCGGGAACCGTGGCCGACCAGGATGACGATGCTCGGCGACGCGGAACGGCTGAAACAGCTGCTTCTCGTCCTTATCGACAATGCCGTCCGATACTCGCGGCCCGGCGGAACCGTCACTCTTTCGGCATGCCGCACGGAGCGCGGGGTTCCCTGGGCCGAATTGACCGTCAGCGACGACGGAATCGGCATCGACGAAAGCGAGTTGGCCAAAGTCTTCGATCGCGGCCATCGCGCGCTCAATGCCAAGACGCACTGCGCCGATGGAAGCGGTCTGGGTTTGCCTATCGCTCGGGTCCTTGCGCGCGGCCACGGCGGCGACATCGTGCTGAAGAGCGCTCTTAACTGCGGCACTTCCGCGATCGTGTCGCTGCCGCTCGCAATCGCGCAAGGCGGACGTCCCGCATGA
- a CDS encoding phosphoribosyl-AMP cyclohydrolase, with the protein MSIRHSLLAAAMLAAVSSAGEANAQTATVNRGIAEAEVLAAQRAWCGALVDISKTGETQGRAAAKALAERVIDAAYGYQMGTVLFKPTLTVSPQTFRTTRAGALAYFVGGDSAFPADTGFALKGWTRCDVANSAIFIAGDSAATMGNVNITGKDGKVTTVDKTWMFVKDDSGKLRIVVHHSSLPYTGN; encoded by the coding sequence ATGTCCATCCGCCATTCTCTTCTCGCCGCTGCCATGCTCGCTGCCGTCTCTTCCGCCGGCGAAGCGAACGCCCAAACGGCGACCGTCAACCGGGGCATTGCCGAAGCCGAAGTGCTCGCAGCACAGAGAGCCTGGTGCGGCGCGCTCGTCGACATCAGCAAGACCGGGGAGACCCAGGGCCGGGCTGCAGCCAAAGCGCTCGCCGAGCGCGTGATCGACGCTGCGTATGGCTACCAGATGGGCACGGTCCTCTTCAAGCCGACGCTGACGGTATCGCCGCAGACGTTCCGCACGACGCGCGCCGGCGCGCTCGCGTACTTTGTCGGCGGCGACTCCGCTTTCCCGGCGGATACCGGTTTCGCGCTGAAGGGCTGGACCAGGTGCGACGTCGCCAACAGCGCGATCTTCATCGCCGGGGACTCCGCAGCGACCATGGGCAACGTGAACATTACCGGCAAGGACGGCAAGGTCACGACCGTCGACAAGACCTGGATGTTCGTTAAGGACGATTCGGGCAAGCTCCGTATCGTGGTCCACCATTCGTCGCTGCCCTATACGGGCAACTGA